In the genome of Photobacterium sp. TLY01, one region contains:
- a CDS encoding helix-turn-helix domain-containing protein — MTREQFKVISERIFKSQNQRTAVEAVVFEGLSSYEAEKRYGVPKGTLSRNVRKYKNEVDYITTVTQA, encoded by the coding sequence ATGACACGAGAACAATTTAAAGTAATTTCTGAGCGAATTTTCAAATCCCAAAATCAGCGTACTGCTGTTGAGGCTGTCGTCTTTGAAGGCTTATCAAGCTATGAAGCCGAGAAGCGATATGGCGTACCGAAAGGGACTCTCTCACGGAATGTCCGTAAATATAAAAATGAAGTTGACTACATCACCACAGTCACTCAAGCATAA